From the genome of Methylocystis heyeri:
AGAGCGAATGCACTTGAGGCCTCGCTCGATTGATCTCGTTGAAAAAGAATACGGAGAGCCGATCCGAACGCTCCAGCATCGCGGTCGGCTCGATGCGGGGGCGGCCGTCATCGGCCAAATAGGTGTTGTAGACGATATCGGTCGGCATCATGTCGACCGTGCCTTCCACGCGACTGAAGTCGCCCCCCAGCGCGCGCGACGCCGCACGCAGAAGCGTCGTTTTTCCGACCCCGACGTCGCCTTCCAGCAGCACATGTCCACGCGCGAAAATCGAGATGGTCAGGAGACGGACGGCGTGGGCTTGCCCCAGGATCGCCTTGCCGACCTCACGCTCGAATTCAAGCGCTCGCTCGCGCCATTCTTCCAGGATATCGTTCAGTTTCTGCGCCTCTGTCAATTCACACCTGAAAAAGCCGGACGCGGCCGCGATCTCGGGAAACGGACGATGAGCTCATGCCTCGGAACATCGCCCTAGACCGCAGCCGCGTCTTTCCGTCGCCTTCCCGGCGACCGGAAAACTCATTCCTGGGGGATCTTGTCGACCTCATAGATCCATTTGCCGGTCTTCTTGAAATAAGCGACGCGCTTCTTGTTGCGCTCTTCCATGGCCTGGATGGAGGCCTGCTGCTTTGCGAGTTCCTTGGGGTCGTGCTTGGGATCGTATTTTGATCCCTCGATCTTCTCCGGAAAGCCCGGCTTGGGCTCCCAGCAATTGCCCGGCGCCTTGCAGTTCGTGCCGTCATAGGCGAGCGCCGGGGCGACAGAACCCACGAAAAGAGCCGAAGCCAACGCTAAACCGAAATTCGCTTTCCTCATCTTCGTTTCCTCTCTTTGATCCGCAGATCACTTAGCAACAGTCTTGCACGATCCTGGCGGATCGTCGCCGAAGGTCTCGCCATGCTGGTAGGGCTTGTAATTCTTCTTTTGAACATCGGAGAACCACGGGGCTTGCTTCACGTCGTCCTTATAGAGATGACGAACCCAGGCCATCACCAGCAGCATCTCGTCGAGC
Proteins encoded in this window:
- a CDS encoding methanol dehydrogenase [cytochrome c] subunit; translation: MRKANFGLALASALFVGSVAPALAYDGTNCKAPGNCWEPKPGFPEKIEGSKYDPKHDPKELAKQQASIQAMEERNKKRVAYFKKTGKWIYEVDKIPQE